A single window of Rubrobacter aplysinae DNA harbors:
- the ispF gene encoding 2-C-methyl-D-erythritol 2,4-cyclodiphosphate synthase, with the protein MNRVGTGYDVHAFAEPGAGRALVLGGVEIPHDRGLAGHSDADVLAHAITDALLGAAGLEDIGHYFPDTDERYRDADSIELLREVGKMVGDGWRLANVDAVVVCERPKIRDHRTRMRERLAGALGVEPSQVGVRGTTTERLGFTGRGEGIAAQAVCLLEGAG; encoded by the coding sequence GTGAACCGGGTCGGAACCGGCTACGACGTGCACGCCTTCGCCGAGCCCGGAGCGGGTCGGGCCCTCGTGCTCGGCGGTGTCGAGATACCGCACGACCGCGGCCTCGCGGGCCACTCCGACGCCGACGTGCTCGCCCACGCCATCACGGACGCCCTGCTGGGCGCGGCTGGCCTGGAGGACATCGGCCACTACTTCCCCGACACCGACGAGCGTTACCGCGACGCGGACTCCATCGAGCTGCTGCGAGAGGTTGGGAAGATGGTCGGAGACGGCTGGCGGTTGGCGAACGTGGACGCGGTCGTCGTCTGCGAGCGGCCAAAGATCCGGGACCACCGCACCCGGATGCGGGAGCGGCTCGCGGGCGCTTTGGGCGTCGAGCCGAGCCAGGTCGGAGTGCGCGGCACGACCACCGAGCGGCTCGGGTTCACGGGCCGGGGAGAGGGTATAGCCGCCCAGGCCGTGTGCCTTCTGGAGGGCGCCGGATGA
- a CDS encoding cupin domain-containing protein, producing the protein MIPDKVNLSDKLSLFEELWSPKIVGELNGQHVKLAKLGGEFVWHHHDEEDELFLVVGGELVIEFRDGRVTLEEGEMLVVPRRVEHRPVAEEEVHVLLFEPASAVNTGESGGELTAETEWI; encoded by the coding sequence ATGATCCCGGATAAGGTAAATCTCTCGGATAAGCTCTCCCTGTTCGAAGAACTCTGGAGCCCGAAGATCGTGGGCGAGCTAAACGGCCAGCACGTCAAGCTCGCGAAGCTCGGAGGCGAGTTCGTCTGGCATCACCACGACGAGGAGGACGAGCTGTTCCTGGTGGTCGGGGGAGAGCTAGTCATCGAGTTCCGCGACGGCCGGGTGACACTGGAAGAAGGTGAGATGCTGGTGGTGCCGCGTAGGGTGGAGCACCGTCCGGTCGCTGAGGAGGAGGTTCACGTGCTCCTCTTCGAGCCCGCCTCGGCTGTAAATACCGGCGAGTCCGGCGGGGAGCTCACGGCGGAGACCGAGTGGATCTAG
- a CDS encoding glutamate--tRNA ligase — protein sequence MPASEPGVRLRFAPSPTGELHVGGARTALFNYLFARYHGGSLILRVEDTDRERSDPRFEESQRRDLKWIGLEFDEGPYRQSGRGAVYDRYLGRLRDLGLTYEAADEAGRTATYLRPPERRGSFLDVLHGEVTFAAVEDFVLVKSDGSPAYNFAAAADDSEMRITHVIRGEEHLSNTARQVQIYRALGLPGPEFLHLGLILGPDGKKLSKREGGASVAEYRAAGYLPEALVSHLALLGWSHPEGREEFESLEELAREWDPSRLGASPATFDPERLLSLNAALIRSLPVAELARRVQPFLEWPLPAGREAVAVEALQQEMRTLADAPRLLEELIGEVEPASFAYDLPSASGEVFERAGEELAVRHPETLGDGREFVAAMRGWAKERGLKTREVLHPLRLALTGRDRGPELAYPVAALGTEESRRRIESARQARLRA from the coding sequence ATGCCCGCTAGCGAGCCGGGTGTCAGGCTCCGCTTCGCCCCGAGCCCGACGGGGGAGCTTCACGTCGGCGGTGCGCGTACCGCGCTCTTTAACTACCTGTTCGCCCGCTATCATGGCGGCTCGCTCATCCTGCGCGTCGAGGACACGGACCGGGAGCGCAGCGACCCGCGTTTCGAGGAGTCCCAGCGCCGCGACCTGAAGTGGATCGGCCTGGAGTTCGACGAGGGGCCGTACCGCCAGAGCGGGCGCGGGGCGGTATATGACCGTTACCTGGGGCGGCTGCGCGATCTTGGCCTGACCTACGAGGCCGCAGACGAGGCGGGACGCACGGCGACCTATCTGCGTCCGCCCGAGCGCCGCGGGAGCTTTCTGGACGTCTTGCACGGCGAGGTAACCTTCGCGGCGGTCGAGGACTTCGTGCTCGTGAAATCTGACGGTAGCCCGGCCTACAACTTCGCCGCCGCCGCGGACGACTCCGAGATGAGGATTACGCACGTGATCCGGGGCGAAGAGCACCTCTCGAACACGGCGCGTCAGGTGCAGATTTACCGGGCGCTCGGACTGCCGGGGCCGGAGTTTTTGCATCTGGGTCTGATCCTCGGTCCCGACGGCAAGAAGCTCTCAAAGCGCGAGGGCGGGGCGTCCGTGGCGGAGTACCGGGCGGCGGGCTATCTTCCCGAGGCGCTCGTCTCCCACCTGGCCCTGCTCGGCTGGAGCCATCCCGAGGGTCGGGAGGAGTTCGAGAGCCTCGAAGAGCTTGCGCGGGAGTGGGACCCGTCGCGGCTCGGAGCCAGCCCGGCCACCTTCGATCCGGAGCGTCTACTCTCGCTGAACGCCGCCCTGATCCGGTCCCTCCCCGTGGCCGAGCTCGCCCGGCGTGTACAGCCGTTTCTCGAATGGCCGCTGCCCGCGGGCCGCGAGGCCGTGGCCGTCGAAGCCCTGCAGCAGGAGATGCGTACACTGGCCGACGCGCCGCGCCTGCTGGAAGAGCTTATAGGGGAGGTGGAGCCCGCTTCCTTCGCGTACGATCTGCCGTCGGCGAGCGGGGAGGTCTTCGAGCGCGCCGGGGAAGAGTTGGCGGTGCGGCATCCCGAGACGCTCGGAGACGGCCGGGAGTTCGTGGCGGCGATGAGGGGCTGGGCGAAAGAGCGCGGCCTCAAGACCCGGGAGGTGCTGCACCCGCTGCGGCTCGCGCTGACCGGTCGGGACCGGGGGCCGGAGCTGGCGTATCCGGTGGCGGCGCTCGGGACGGAGGAGTCGCGGCGGAGGATAGAGTCGGCGAGACAGGCTAGACTGCGGGCATGA
- the cysS gene encoding cysteine--tRNA ligase — protein MSTDASIFVRDTLSGEPVEVGRDGSIGLYVCGPTVYDHIHVGNARAPVFWDSVVRYLRGRGYEVRHVQNITDIEDKILARAAEEGVSWEEIVARYTESFHETLDLLGVARPDVEPRATEYVPEMIALIEELIQGGHAYAPGNGDVYFAVESYPEYGALSKQRPDEMRGPEEGADSGAAEHKRSPLDFTLWKGSKPGEPSWESPWGTGRPGWHLECSAMVEKHLPGGADIHGGGSDLRFPHHENERAQSRCAHPEREFVRAWAHHGMVGFSEGKMAKSTGNILGVDEVVERHGRNAVRMWVLQSHYSQPIEYSEDILAEKRRSYVRLVRLYRSLSGSRGDSDLSAKLAADMRRKFDSAMQDDLNTPEALAAVFEAARQAGQEISTRPGAAEEFASLKEALEDIFGVLGLDLGEEFRSDVLLNGDDDTGQHHVMVRYEEEPRQDVLERVARREHSRRRKDFGTADRLRDELAAEGWIVEDSPEGPFVGRGGV, from the coding sequence ATGAGCACAGACGCGAGCATCTTTGTACGTGACACGCTAAGTGGCGAGCCGGTCGAGGTCGGACGGGACGGGAGCATCGGGCTCTACGTCTGCGGCCCGACGGTCTACGATCACATCCACGTCGGAAACGCCCGGGCGCCCGTATTCTGGGACTCGGTGGTGCGCTATCTGCGCGGACGTGGCTACGAGGTGCGCCACGTCCAGAACATCACGGACATAGAGGACAAGATCCTGGCCCGCGCCGCCGAAGAGGGTGTCTCCTGGGAGGAGATCGTCGCCCGCTACACGGAGTCCTTCCACGAGACCCTGGACCTCCTCGGCGTCGCCCGGCCCGACGTCGAGCCCCGCGCCACGGAGTACGTGCCCGAGATGATCGCGCTGATCGAGGAGCTTATACAGGGCGGCCACGCCTACGCGCCCGGAAACGGCGACGTGTACTTCGCCGTCGAGAGCTACCCCGAGTACGGGGCCCTCAGCAAACAACGCCCCGACGAGATGCGCGGCCCGGAAGAGGGAGCCGACTCCGGCGCAGCGGAGCACAAGCGCAGCCCGCTGGACTTTACGCTGTGGAAAGGCTCCAAGCCTGGGGAGCCTTCGTGGGAGAGCCCGTGGGGCACGGGACGGCCCGGCTGGCATCTGGAGTGCTCGGCGATGGTCGAGAAGCACCTGCCCGGCGGCGCCGATATCCACGGCGGCGGCTCGGACCTGCGCTTCCCCCACCACGAGAACGAGCGGGCCCAGAGCCGCTGCGCCCACCCGGAACGGGAGTTCGTCCGCGCCTGGGCCCACCACGGAATGGTCGGCTTCTCCGAAGGCAAGATGGCGAAGTCCACCGGCAACATACTCGGGGTAGACGAGGTGGTGGAACGTCACGGCCGCAACGCCGTGAGGATGTGGGTTCTGCAGAGCCACTACTCCCAGCCAATCGAGTACTCCGAGGACATCCTGGCCGAGAAACGCCGCTCCTACGTGCGGCTCGTGCGGCTGTACCGCTCGCTCTCGGGGTCCAGGGGCGACTCGGATCTATCCGCGAAGCTCGCCGCGGACATGCGGCGGAAGTTCGACTCGGCGATGCAGGACGACCTGAACACGCCGGAGGCCCTCGCCGCAGTCTTCGAGGCGGCCCGGCAGGCGGGGCAGGAGATCTCCACACGGCCCGGAGCTGCTGAAGAGTTCGCCTCTCTAAAAGAGGCTCTTGAGGACATATTCGGCGTTCTCGGGCTGGACCTCGGCGAAGAGTTTAGGAGCGACGTGCTCTTGAACGGCGATGACGACACCGGTCAGCATCACGTGATGGTTCGCTATGAAGAAGAGCCCCGGCAGGACGTTCTGGAGAGGGTCGCCCGCCGGGAGCACTCCCGCAGGCGCAAGGACTTCGGGACCGCGGATCGTCTGCGCGACGAGCTGGCTGCTGAGGGTTGGATCGTTGAGGATTCACCCGAGGGGCCGTTCGTCGGGCGCGGCGGGGTCTGA
- the rlmB gene encoding 23S rRNA (guanosine(2251)-2'-O)-methyltransferase RlmB yields the protein MHGIRPVIEALRSGRRRVREVLVSVESREVEAAAETAGVKLVSVSKGRIEEAAGEAAHQGVAARVEPYPYSGLDELLAVPEPLLLVLDGVEDPRNLGAILRAADGAGATGVVIPKDRAAGVTPVAVKASAGASEHVRVARETNLRRALDRMKKAGVWVYASEPGGSQPADVDLAGPAALVLGSEGSGIRRLVREGCDGAIAIPMLGSVSSLNVSVAAAVLLYEARRQRDQRG from the coding sequence ATCCACGGTATCCGGCCCGTGATCGAGGCGTTGCGTAGCGGTCGGCGCCGCGTCCGCGAGGTGCTCGTCTCGGTCGAGAGCCGGGAGGTCGAGGCCGCCGCCGAGACCGCCGGGGTGAAGCTCGTTAGCGTGTCGAAGGGTCGTATCGAGGAGGCCGCGGGTGAGGCCGCGCATCAGGGCGTCGCCGCCCGCGTGGAGCCGTACCCGTACTCCGGGCTGGACGAGCTGTTGGCCGTGCCGGAGCCGCTGCTCCTGGTGCTGGACGGGGTGGAGGACCCGCGTAATCTGGGCGCCATCCTGCGCGCCGCCGACGGAGCCGGGGCGACCGGGGTGGTGATCCCGAAGGACCGGGCCGCCGGGGTCACGCCCGTGGCGGTAAAGGCCAGCGCGGGGGCGAGCGAGCACGTGCGGGTGGCGCGCGAGACCAACCTGCGCCGCGCCCTGGACCGGATGAAGAAGGCCGGAGTCTGGGTCTACGCGAGCGAGCCCGGTGGTAGCCAGCCGGCGGATGTCGACCTCGCAGGTCCCGCCGCGCTCGTGCTGGGTAGTGAGGGCTCGGGCATCCGGCGTCTGGTCCGCGAGGGCTGTGACGGGGCTATCGCCATCCCGATGCTCGGCTCCGTCTCCTCGCTAAACGTCTCCGTGGCGGCCGCCGTTCTGCTGTACGAGGCGCGGCGGCAAAGAGACCAGCGGGGTTGA
- a CDS encoding NYN domain-containing protein — protein MPSYLILDGYNLIGALDRYREPAESGFDSAREQLVNDALKASGWTGREIFLVFDAHGSPEPEKSQSLAGGAVRVVYSAARDSADDVIERLAGRLEGDLTVYTADFALQRTALARGARRATPAEFAALLDELPALTSRPSASYRSRISDHLSPDARMSLERIRRKTEEEDEGRGDPEL, from the coding sequence GTGCCCTCCTACCTCATCCTCGATGGTTACAACCTGATCGGGGCTCTGGACCGCTACCGCGAGCCGGCGGAGTCCGGCTTCGACAGCGCCCGCGAGCAGCTCGTGAACGACGCCCTCAAGGCCTCCGGCTGGACCGGACGTGAGATATTCCTCGTCTTCGACGCCCACGGCAGCCCGGAGCCGGAGAAAAGCCAGTCGTTGGCCGGGGGAGCGGTGCGCGTGGTGTACAGCGCGGCCCGGGACTCCGCTGACGACGTGATAGAGCGTCTCGCGGGCCGGCTCGAAGGGGATCTCACCGTGTACACCGCCGACTTCGCACTGCAGAGGACGGCGCTTGCCCGGGGGGCCCGCCGCGCCACCCCGGCGGAGTTCGCCGCGCTGCTCGACGAGCTGCCCGCGCTTACCAGCAGGCCATCCGCCTCGTACCGCAGCAGGATCTCGGACCACCTCTCGCCCGACGCCCGGATGTCGCTGGAGCGCATCCGGAGAAAGACGGAAGAGGAAGATGAGGGACGGGGAGATCCTGAGCTATAA
- the tuf gene encoding elongation factor Tu encodes MSRGKFERNKPHLNVGTIGHVDHGKTTLTAAITKVLSEKYPNDPANRSVAFDQIDNAPEEKQRGITIATSHQEYATDARHYAHVDCPGHADYVKNMITGAAQMDGAILVVSAADGPMPQTREHILLARQVGVPSIVVFLNKADMVDDPELLELVELEVRELLTEYDFPGDDIPIVVGSALSSLDGDTGEYGEPAITQLAEAMDSYIPEPERGVDRPFLLPVEDVFTIQGRGTVATGRVEQGTVKLNDQVEIVGINNTNKTVVTGVEMFNKSMDSAEAGDNIGALLRGVRRDDIERGQVLAKPGSITPHTKFKAEVYVLSKEEGGRHTPFFSNYRPQFYFRTTDVTGEITLEEGVEMVMPGDNTVMNVELISPIAMDEGLNFAIREGGRTVGAGVVTEIVE; translated from the coding sequence ATGTCGAGAGGCAAGTTTGAGAGGAACAAGCCGCACCTAAACGTGGGCACGATAGGCCACGTGGACCACGGCAAGACAACGCTGACGGCTGCTATTACGAAGGTACTCTCGGAGAAGTACCCCAACGACCCGGCGAACCGCTCGGTGGCCTTTGATCAGATAGACAACGCCCCCGAGGAGAAGCAGCGCGGCATCACCATCGCCACTTCTCACCAGGAGTACGCCACGGACGCCCGCCACTACGCCCACGTGGACTGCCCGGGTCACGCCGACTACGTCAAAAACATGATCACGGGCGCGGCGCAGATGGACGGGGCGATCCTGGTAGTATCGGCAGCCGACGGCCCGATGCCCCAGACCCGCGAGCACATCCTGCTCGCAAGGCAGGTAGGAGTACCGTCTATCGTGGTGTTCCTCAACAAGGCAGACATGGTAGACGACCCCGAGCTACTGGAGCTCGTAGAGCTAGAGGTCAGGGAGCTACTAACGGAGTACGACTTCCCCGGGGACGACATCCCGATAGTAGTGGGCTCCGCCCTCAGCTCCCTGGACGGAGACACCGGAGAGTACGGGGAGCCGGCCATAACGCAGCTGGCAGAGGCCATGGACTCCTACATCCCCGAGCCCGAGCGCGGTGTGGACCGTCCGTTCCTCTTGCCGGTAGAGGACGTCTTTACCATCCAGGGCCGCGGGACGGTGGCCACTGGAAGAGTAGAGCAGGGCACGGTAAAGCTAAACGATCAGGTAGAGATCGTCGGGATAAACAACACCAACAAGACGGTCGTTACCGGTGTGGAGATGTTCAACAAGTCCATGGACAGCGCAGAGGCCGGAGACAACATCGGTGCTCTACTAAGAGGCGTTAGAAGGGACGACATAGAGCGCGGGCAGGTACTGGCAAAGCCCGGCTCGATAACGCCGCACACGAAGTTCAAGGCCGAGGTTTACGTCTTGTCTAAAGAAGAGGGCGGACGTCATACGCCGTTCTTTTCTAACTACAGGCCGCAGTTCTACTTCAGGACTACTGATGTTACGGGTGAGATCACCCTCGAAGAAGGTGTGGAGATGGTGATGCCCGGAGACAACACGGTGATGAACGTGGAGCTCATCTCTCCGATAGCGATGGACGAGGGGCTAAACTTCGCCATCCGCGAGGGTGGCAGGACCGTGGGTGCCGGCGTCGTTACCGAAATAGTAGAGTAA
- the rpmG gene encoding 50S ribosomal protein L33: MRQLVTLACDECKRRNYSSRKNRRNNPDRIQLQKFCPWCRHHTAHRETR; this comes from the coding sequence GTGCGACAATTGGTAACGCTGGCTTGTGACGAGTGTAAGCGCCGGAACTACAGTAGCCGTAAGAACCGGCGTAATAACCCGGATCGCATCCAGCTACAAAAGTTTTGCCCGTGGTGCCGGCATCATACGGCCCACAGGGAGACCAGATAG
- the secE gene encoding preprotein translocase subunit SecE has protein sequence MGRGRGSNAANAKGGKKAQQQKGRGQQGRGQRGPIQFAKAVRTELKKVNWPDREQLRQSTAVVLIIVTTLGLYVAAWDLVFQNLARLIFA, from the coding sequence ATGGGTAGAGGTCGCGGCTCGAACGCCGCCAATGCAAAAGGCGGAAAGAAGGCGCAGCAGCAGAAAGGGCGCGGGCAGCAAGGACGGGGTCAGCGCGGCCCCATCCAGTTCGCCAAGGCCGTTCGCACCGAGCTGAAGAAGGTCAACTGGCCGGATCGAGAGCAGCTCCGGCAGAGCACGGCGGTGGTACTGATAATCGTGACCACTCTTGGCCTCTACGTGGCCGCCTGGGATCTCGTGTTCCAGAATCTTGCTCGATTGATCTTCGCGTAG
- the nusG gene encoding transcription termination/antitermination protein NusG, producing the protein MKKWYVVNTYSGHENKVRTTMERRVESFGIGRYFGEIQIPTERVMEMNKDGKKEEKVHRQFPGYILVNMDMNDDTWRLVRQTPGVTQIVGAGDKPMPLSRGEVERLLHPEEAAESREKVRTTVDYEVGETVKVVSGPLADFEGAISDINVDQSRLKVMVSIFGRETPVELSFNQVSKL; encoded by the coding sequence TTGAAGAAGTGGTACGTCGTAAATACATACTCGGGGCACGAGAACAAGGTGCGCACGACGATGGAGCGCCGGGTCGAGTCCTTCGGCATAGGCCGCTACTTCGGGGAGATCCAGATCCCGACCGAACGGGTGATGGAGATGAACAAGGACGGTAAGAAGGAGGAGAAGGTTCATCGCCAGTTCCCGGGCTACATCCTGGTGAACATGGACATGAACGACGACACCTGGAGGCTCGTGCGCCAGACGCCGGGCGTTACCCAGATCGTGGGCGCGGGCGACAAGCCGATGCCGCTGTCTCGTGGCGAGGTGGAGCGTCTGCTGCACCCGGAAGAGGCCGCCGAGAGCCGGGAGAAGGTCAGGACCACGGTAGACTATGAGGTGGGAGAGACCGTGAAGGTCGTCTCCGGGCCGCTCGCGGACTTCGAGGGCGCCATCTCGGACATCAACGTGGACCAGTCACGGCTTAAGGTCATGGTTTCCATCTTCGGACGGGAGACGCCGGTGGAGCTGTCGTTCAATCAGGTCTCGAAGCTCTAG
- the rplK gene encoding 50S ribosomal protein L11, which translates to MGRGRGRQVVRKLKLQVRGGQANPAPPVGPALGQAQVNIGEFVKQFNDATRDQMGQVIPVEITVYGDRSFTFITKTPPATYLLKQAAGIDRGSGEAHRDKVGSVSREQIEEIARTKMPDLNAADLDGAARIVEGSAKSMGITVNG; encoded by the coding sequence ATGGGTAGAGGGCGCGGCAGGCAAGTAGTAAGAAAACTCAAGCTCCAGGTACGGGGCGGGCAGGCGAACCCGGCCCCGCCGGTCGGCCCGGCTCTGGGTCAGGCCCAGGTGAACATCGGGGAGTTCGTCAAGCAGTTCAACGACGCCACCCGGGACCAGATGGGCCAGGTCATACCGGTCGAGATCACGGTCTACGGCGACCGCTCGTTCACCTTTATCACCAAGACCCCGCCGGCGACGTACCTCCTGAAGCAGGCTGCCGGGATAGATCGGGGCAGTGGCGAGGCTCACCGCGACAAGGTCGGGAGCGTCTCGCGGGAGCAGATCGAGGAGATAGCACGGACCAAGATGCCCGACCTCAACGCCGCCGACCTCGACGGGGCGGCCAGGATCGTCGAAGGGTCGGCCAAGAGCATGGGGATAACGGTAAATGGGTAA
- the rplA gene encoding 50S ribosomal protein L1 yields the protein MGKKLLEQKSQIDAERLYPPREALELLKGLDGAKFDESFEAHMNLNLDPRRAEQMVRGTIMLPNGTGKSRRVAVFAAGEQAREAEEAGAVVVGTDDLAARIRDEGYMDFDVAVASPDQMSVVGKLGQVLGPRGLMPNPKSGTVTQEIGRTVEEFSRGKVEYRVDRYGIIHSLLGKKSFELDDLVENYFALRDELQRARPSAVKGRYFKAVNLSTTMGPSVKVDPNVEKE from the coding sequence ATGGGTAAGAAGCTGCTGGAGCAGAAGTCGCAGATAGACGCCGAGAGGCTGTACCCACCCCGGGAGGCGCTGGAGCTTCTAAAGGGCCTGGACGGCGCGAAGTTCGACGAGAGCTTCGAGGCCCACATGAACCTGAACCTCGATCCGCGCCGGGCCGAGCAGATGGTGCGCGGCACCATAATGCTGCCCAACGGGACCGGAAAGAGCCGCCGGGTCGCGGTGTTCGCCGCCGGCGAGCAGGCCCGCGAGGCCGAGGAGGCCGGAGCGGTGGTCGTTGGCACGGACGATCTGGCCGCCCGAATCCGGGACGAGGGCTATATGGACTTCGACGTGGCTGTGGCCTCGCCGGATCAGATGTCGGTCGTGGGCAAGCTGGGTCAGGTACTCGGGCCGCGCGGCCTGATGCCGAACCCAAAGAGCGGTACGGTGACGCAGGAGATCGGGCGCACCGTGGAGGAGTTCAGCCGCGGCAAGGTCGAGTACCGTGTTGATCGCTACGGCATCATCCACAGCCTGCTGGGCAAGAAGTCGTTCGAGCTCGATGACCTGGTTGAGAACTACTTTGCCCTGCGCGACGAGCTGCAGCGGGCGCGGCCCTCGGCGGTCAAGGGCCGGTACTTCAAGGCGGTAAACCTGAGCACCACGATGGGCCCGTCCGTGAAGGTTGACCCGAACGTCGAGAAGGAGTAA
- the rplJ gene encoding 50S ribosomal protein L10 — translation MGSQSREEKARVIEDLTEKMRSNAAVLVDYKGINVAQSDELRKRSREAGIDFVVAKNTLALRAADAAGVEQISEHLSGPTAIAFSQDPVVSAKLMAEFAGRVETFDLKGGLLDDGKLLDSQQVVALSRLPGRDQLIAQVVGGVASPLTGLVTALNNTVQGFVIALGQVAEQKRESGES, via the coding sequence TTGGGTAGCCAGAGCCGGGAAGAGAAGGCCAGGGTAATAGAGGATCTCACAGAGAAAATGAGATCCAACGCAGCGGTGCTCGTGGACTACAAGGGCATCAACGTCGCCCAGAGCGATGAGCTGCGCAAGCGGAGCCGCGAGGCCGGTATAGACTTCGTCGTCGCCAAGAACACCCTGGCGCTGCGGGCGGCGGACGCCGCCGGGGTGGAGCAGATCTCCGAGCACCTCTCGGGGCCGACCGCGATAGCATTTTCGCAGGACCCAGTGGTGAGCGCGAAGCTCATGGCCGAGTTCGCGGGCCGGGTGGAGACCTTCGATCTGAAGGGCGGCCTGCTGGACGATGGCAAGCTGCTGGACAGCCAGCAGGTCGTGGCGCTCTCGCGCCTGCCGGGCCGGGATCAGCTCATCGCCCAGGTGGTGGGCGGCGTCGCCTCGCCGCTTACGGGCCTCGTTACGGCGTTGAACAACACCGTGCAGGGGTTCGTGATCGCGCTCGGCCAGGTCGCAGAGCAGAAGCGGGAATCGGGGGAGTCCTAG
- the rplL gene encoding 50S ribosomal protein L7/L12, with translation MAVNQEELMETIENMSVLELSELVSKLEERFGVSATAVAPAVGAAGGDGGGSAAAEEEQTEFDVVINDGGAKKIQVIKEVRGATGLGLKEAKALVDEAPNTVKEALSKEDADELKGKLEEAGATVELK, from the coding sequence ATGGCTGTAAACCAGGAAGAGTTGATGGAGACCATCGAGAACATGAGCGTCCTCGAGCTTTCGGAGCTCGTGTCCAAGCTGGAGGAGCGCTTCGGCGTATCGGCCACCGCCGTGGCCCCCGCCGTCGGCGCCGCCGGTGGTGACGGTGGCGGCTCTGCGGCCGCCGAGGAGGAGCAGACCGAGTTCGACGTCGTCATCAACGACGGCGGGGCGAAGAAGATCCAGGTCATCAAGGAGGTCCGGGGCGCGACCGGGCTCGGCCTCAAGGAGGCCAAGGCCCTGGTGGACGAGGCCCCGAACACCGTCAAGGAGGCGCTCTCCAAGGAGGACGCCGACGAGCTCAAGGGCAAGCTAGAGGAGGCCGGCGCGACGGTAGAGCTCAAGTAG